CCGAGATAGATGCATTTATGAAGGCTACAGCAGTTGCAGGCCAAGAATCAAGTCTAGTCACAGACTATGTTCTTAAGGTTAGATCCTGATCTTAGTCATAATAGTTCGGTGCATTTAAGAATCGGATTAGGGGTATCTTATTATTTCGGAAATTTGCAGCTTCTTGGGCTGGATATATGTGCTGATATAGTGGTAGGTGATCAGATGAGAAGAGGTATATCTGGTGGACAGAAGAAGCGGCTGACGACAGGTTTCTTAATTTCATGTTGAGTCAAACGAGTATATCATTATTCGACTAAAATTTGATCAGTTTCTCCTGGTATATGCACCTTATGACATTTGTCTCAACTTTTTACTGAATACAGGAGAAATGTTGGTTGGTCCTGCTAAAGTTTTCTTTATGGATGAAATCTCGACCGGCCTTGACAGTTCTACGACATTTCAAATTATCAAATACATGAGACAGATGGTCCATATCATGGATGTGACTATGATAATATCTCTTCTTCAACCTGCACCTGAAACTTTTGAACTTTTCGATGACATTATTTTGCTCTCGGAAGGACGCATAGTCTACCAAGGTCCACGTGAGAATGTGCTTGAGTTTTTCGAGAGTATTGGATTTAAATGCCCAGAAAGGAAAGGAATTGCTGACTTTCTTCAAGAGGTTACTTCTCTAAAGGACCAAGAACAATACTGGTTCAGAGAAAACAAACCTTACAGATTCATTACAGTGGCTGAATTTGCGGAACTCTTTAGCAATTTTCGTGTTGGACGTGAACTTTTCGATGAACTAGAAGTTGCTTATGACAAAAGCAAAGCCCATCCTGCTTCACTTGTCACAGCAAAGTATGGTATCTCCAACATGGAACTCTTCAAGGCATGTTTATCAAGGGAATGGCTATTAATAAAGCGGAATTCGTTCTTATACATGTTCAAGACATTCCAGATTACTGTCATGTCAATAATAACCTTTACGGTATTCTTTAGGACAGAAATGAAAGCTGGACAGATTGCAGACGGAGGCAAATTTTACGGGGCATTGTTTTTCAGCCTAATCAATGTGATGTTTAACGGTGCAGCAGAGCTTGCACTGATCATTTTCAGACTTCCTGTGTTCTTTAAACAAAGAGATTCTCTATTTTATCCTGCCTGGGCTTTTGCTCTCCCAATTTGGCTTTTAAGAATCCCCCTCTCCTTCATGGAATCATTGATATGGGTTGTCCTTACTTATTATACCGTCGGTTTTGCTCCTGCTGCAAGTAGGTATGTACCACCGTTCACTCCTAGAAACAAAATATGATTCATAATCATTATGAATATAATGAACTCAAACTGATCTAACTTCTATTATCTGGACCTCGGAAAATTTTCAGGTTCTTCCGTCAATTCTTGGTATTTTTCGCTCTGCACCAGATGGCGTTGTCTCTCTTCCGCTTTATTGCTGCAATTGGAAGGACTCTAGTAGTTGCAAGCACTATTGGCACTTTCAGTCTACTGATAGTTTTTGTGCTTGGTGGTTTCATTGTTGCAAAAGGTTCGTTATAACAGAAGACTAGTTCAGTTACAGATTGTTAATTTGTACATCAGGGATCTATAGGTGGATGGACATAAATGACCAATATTCTTAATGCAATTGCTTATTTATTGTTGTTAGATGACCTCGAACCATGGATTAAATGGGGCTACTATGCATCTCCAATGTCATATGCACAGAATGCAATAGCCATCAATGAGTTTCTGGACAAAAGATGGAGTACTGTAAGCTATACAATTATGTTCACAAACAGTAACAACCATCAACTTTTCATTGTCATTACATACCGATCTTTTTCTTGTCAGCATAACAATGATTCTAGTTTCTCCGAGGAAACGGTGGGAAAGGTTCTTCTTAAGTCAAGGAGCATGTatacagatgattatatgttcTGGATATGTGTCATTGCCCTATTTGCCTTCTCATTTCTCTTCAACTTCTGCTTCATCTTGGCGCTGACTTACTTAAACCGTAAGCTAGAGACTCTATCTTCTATTTAAAATTTCGGAAACTTATTTGTTGTTCTCTCATCCATTCTTGTAAATGAAATGCAGCACTTGCTGATTCTAAATCTGTTAGTATGGATGATGACAAAAGTAAGAAAAACGAGCTAAGTAACTTTAACCCCAAAGAATCAACAGAGAAAAGTTCAGTATCTACCACCGCAACATTTAAAGGTTTgacaatcatatatatatgcattttcCCTGTTGTTGTATTTCTAAATGCATCTTCCTTCAGAGATAGTCGtgtaaattaaacaaaaactaTGGCGATATACTGTTGAACATACTATAGAAATCTGCTTTGGTCATATGTTGAATGATCATTGCAGGTATAGATATGGCTATAAGGAATAACTCGAGTATTGACAAAAGAGCAGCCAAAAAAAGAGGAATGGTGCTTCCTTTCCAGCCGTTGTCACTTGCATTTAAACACGTCAATTACTATGTCGATATGCCAGCAGTAAGAAACATTCTTTGTGTTGTAAGCATTGATACTGTTATGCTTAATTTATTGCTCATCATTCGGTTGTATGCCTGTCAGGAAATGAAAGCCCAAGGAATTGAAGAGACTCGTCTCCAATTGTTACGAGATGTTAGTGGCGCTTTCAGACCTGGAGTCCTTACAGCCTTAGTTGGTGTAAGTGGAGCTGGGAAGACTACTTTGATGGATGTCTTAGCAGGAAGAAAAATTGGTGGCTACACCGACGGAAGTATCATAATTTCTGGTTATCCAAAAAACCAATCAACTTTTGCTCGGATAAGTGGTTATTGTGAACAGAATGACATTCATTCTCCACATGTTACTGTTTATGAGTCATTGATATATTCAGCTTGGTTGCGTCTCTCCCAGGACGTTAAAAAGGAAACTAGGAAGGTTTGCTCCCATCGTTGTTGTCCCTTTTGTTTTTAGTCTGTTCACAAAAAGTAGGGTCACGATAGGCTGACAGCCAGCATAAAGCTAGTCTATTATGATGAATCGTCACAATGCAGAATAGACAACCCCAACTTTGTTTGGATTGAGGCAAATGACCCTGTTAATTTTCATCGAAAAGAAGGCGAAGGACTAACTTGCCTAGTGTTTTTGTTCAGAATTTCGTCGAGGAAGTAATGGAACTGGTCGAGTTGAATCCTCTCCGGAATTGTCTAGTTGGACTGCCGGGGCTAGATGGTCTCTCAACTGaacaaagaaaaagactgaCCATAGCTGTTGAACTGGTAGCAAATCCATCTATTATTTTCATGGATGAACCTACATCAGGACTTGATGCTAGAGCAGCGGCAATTGTGATGCGAACTGTGAGAAATACAGTAGATACAGGTCGAACTGTCGTGTGCACAATCCACCAGCCAAGCATAGATATCTTTGAAGCTTTTGATGAGGTAAAAGATTGGAATATTGGCTTAAACTCCCTCAGTTCGAATTTATATGTCACTCTTTTCTTCTAAGTCTATACCAAAAAAGAACGAAAACTTTCTACATTTGGAGTCAGTTTAATTTAAACTTCCCGTTTTACTCATGGTGACATGATTTTATAGCCACGAATATGTCATATTTAGACTACAAgttccaaaagcctttttttctttattcaacttCGTGCTCAAAAACCTTCACATAAAATAGAATGAAGGAAGTATAGCTTTCACAAATCTGCAATTCTTGTGTCACTGTTCTTCTCACGCGAACGACTACCTTTGCAGCTGTTGTTAATGAAAAGAGGAGGACAAGTCATATATGCAGGGCCTCTCGGACATCATTCTCGCCTATTGATTGAGTATTTTCAGGTGTGTATCATCTCAGCCAAAACTTTCAAGTTCTCATGGCATTACTGTATAGATAAAATCAGTAACTAAAAACCGCTTTTTCCAGTCTGTTCCAGGAGTTCCGACATTAAAAGAGGGATATAATCCGGCTACTTGGATGTTGGATATCACAACTCCAGCAGTTGAGGGTCAACTAAATGTGGACTTTGGAGACATTTACACGAACTCGGATCTATATAGGTAATAAGAAGATAACATAGtctacttcattttactttcagtACTGTGTTACTGACTAGCTCACCGTCATTTACAACTCAACTTTCATAGGAGGAATCAAGAACTAATCAAACAACTAAGTGTTCCAGTACCAGGGTCCCAAGACCTTCGTTTTCCTACGAAATATTCACAACCTTTTGTTGATCAGTGCAAGGCTTGCTTTTGGAAACAACACTTATCCTATTGGAGGCATCCACAATATAACGCCATAAGGTTTTTCATGACAGCAATTATAGGGATCATATTTGGAATTATCTTCTGGGATAAAGGGAACAAAATGTAAGTCATCATCTTGCTCCTTCTGTTTTAATCGACGAATCAATCAACTAGGCGTCATTTCATGGAATCCCTTGCTCGCTTAACTTGACGGTATAATGTAAACAGGTACAAACTGCAAGACCTATTGAATCTACTGGGAGCTATGTATTCTGCTGTTATGTTCCTTGGCGGAACAAACACTTCAACTGTGCAGTCAGTTGTGGCGGTAGAAAGAACAGTCTTTTATCGAGAAAGAGGTGCAGGGATGTATTCTGCGCTGCCTTATGCATTCGCTCAGGTATGAGAAGGACCAacagaaaattacttatatagtATAAGCTTGCTCTTGGAACAAATATTGTCTATAGGCACAATACATAACATTACGAGTCTAGGTATGCACTCTCAAAGTTAGGGTGCTTACTTTCCAGTTGAAGCCAAGTTTGAGTgtttgtttatgcattatgtttacgtctataaatataaaatcaagtcATCATCGAAGAACTAAATCTTTTCATTTGCTCTCTGCAGGTGGCCATAGAGACTATCTACATCGCGATCCAGACTGTTATTTACAGCCTCATTCTGTACTCAATGATCGGTTTTCACTGGACAGCTGCTAAATTCTTTTGGTTCTATTTCTTTGTTTTCATGAGCTTCGTCTACTTCACAATGTACGGAATGATGCTTGTAGCACTCACTCCAAGCTACCCAATTGCTGCCATCGTCATGACATT
This DNA window, taken from Solanum lycopersicum chromosome 5, SLM_r2.1, encodes the following:
- the ABCG41 gene encoding pleiotropic drug resistance protein 2 gives rise to the protein MSATISKDELSKSLNRRSLSRSRRMSFGSTSVRSWASASVTEVLTAPGGDVFQINGKENDDEDELKWAAIERLPTYDRLRKGILKQTLDDGKIVHQEVDVMNLGFQDKKQLMESILRIVEEDNERFLLRLRDRTDRVGIDIPKIEVRYEHLSIEGDIYDGSRALPTLWNATINFVEGALEKVKLVPSKKRVVKILHDVSGIVKPSRMILLLGPPGGGKTTLLKSLAGVPDKDLRVAGKISYCGHELSDFIPQRTCAYISQHDLHHGEMTVRETLDFAGRSLGVGTRYDLLTELSRREKELGIKPDPEIDAFMKATAVAGQESSLVTDYVLKLLGLDICADIVVGDQMRRGISGGQKKRLTTGEMLVGPAKVFFMDEISTGLDSSTTFQIIKYMRQMVHIMDVTMIISLLQPAPETFELFDDIILLSEGRIVYQGPRENVLEFFESIGFKCPERKGIADFLQEVTSLKDQEQYWFRENKPYRFITVAEFAELFSNFRVGRELFDELEVAYDKSKAHPASLVTAKYGISNMELFKACLSREWLLIKRNSFLYMFKTFQITVMSIITFTVFFRTEMKAGQIADGGKFYGALFFSLINVMFNGAAELALIIFRLPVFFKQRDSLFYPAWAFALPIWLLRIPLSFMESLIWVVLTYYTVGFAPAASRFFRQFLVFFALHQMALSLFRFIAAIGRTLVVASTIGTFSLLIVFVLGGFIVAKDDLEPWIKWGYYASPMSYAQNAIAINEFLDKRWSTHNNDSSFSEETVGKVLLKSRSMYTDDYMFWICVIALFAFSFLFNFCFILALTYLNPLADSKSVSMDDDKSKKNELSNFNPKESTEKSSVSTTATFKGIDMAIRNNSSIDKRAAKKRGMVLPFQPLSLAFKHVNYYVDMPAEMKAQGIEETRLQLLRDVSGAFRPGVLTALVGVSGAGKTTLMDVLAGRKIGGYTDGSIIISGYPKNQSTFARISGYCEQNDIHSPHVTVYESLIYSAWLRLSQDVKKETRKNFVEEVMELVELNPLRNCLVGLPGLDGLSTEQRKRLTIAVELVANPSIIFMDEPTSGLDARAAAIVMRTVRNTVDTGRTVVCTIHQPSIDIFEAFDELLLMKRGGQVIYAGPLGHHSRLLIEYFQSVPGVPTLKEGYNPATWMLDITTPAVEGQLNVDFGDIYTNSDLYRRNQELIKQLSVPVPGSQDLRFPTKYSQPFVDQCKACFWKQHLSYWRHPQYNAIRFFMTAIIGIIFGIIFWDKGNKMYKLQDLLNLLGAMYSAVMFLGGTNTSTVQSVVAVERTVFYRERGAGMYSALPYAFAQVAIETIYIAIQTVIYSLILYSMIGFHWTAAKFFWFYFFVFMSFVYFTMYGMMLVALTPSYPIAAIVMTFFLTLWNLFSGFLIPRPQIPIWWRWYYWGSPVAWTIYGLVTSIVGDKNDNVEVPGIGEIPLKLFLKDNLGFEFDFLGVVAVAHVAWAVLFSCVFAYGIKFLNFQRR